The following are from one region of the Anomaloglossus baeobatrachus isolate aAnoBae1 chromosome 1, aAnoBae1.hap1, whole genome shotgun sequence genome:
- the CTXN3 gene encoding cortexin-3 isoform X2: MKKKKTLWNCLFPFSWTMDGETLPSTMLPTLNVSYGSSMTLEQKTTFAFVILLFIILGVLIVRCFRILLDPYRSMPTSTWADGVDGLEKGQFDYALA; this comes from the coding sequence ATGAAGAAGAAAAAGACTTTGTGGAATTGCTTGTTTCCATTTTCCTGGACAATGGATGGAGAGACTTTGCCCTCTACAATGTTACCTACACTGAATGTTTCCTATGGATcatccatgaccctggaacagaagACAACATTTGCTTTTGTGATTCTTTTATTCATTATTCTGGGTGTGCTCATTGTCAGGTGTTTTAGAATTCTGCTTGATCCTTACAGAAGTATGCCAACCTCTACCTGGGCAGATGGGGTTGATGGACTTGAAAAAGGACAATTTGACTATGCTCTTGCATAG
- the CTXN3 gene encoding cortexin-3 isoform X1, with protein MDQVFYRLEQDSQFKSKYFHHEFGEVMKKKKTLWNCLFPFSWTMDGETLPSTMLPTLNVSYGSSMTLEQKTTFAFVILLFIILGVLIVRCFRILLDPYRSMPTSTWADGVDGLEKGQFDYALA; from the coding sequence ATTCCCAGTTCAAGTCCAAATATTTCCATCATGAATTTGGGGAAGTAATGAAGAAGAAAAAGACTTTGTGGAATTGCTTGTTTCCATTTTCCTGGACAATGGATGGAGAGACTTTGCCCTCTACAATGTTACCTACACTGAATGTTTCCTATGGATcatccatgaccctggaacagaagACAACATTTGCTTTTGTGATTCTTTTATTCATTATTCTGGGTGTGCTCATTGTCAGGTGTTTTAGAATTCTGCTTGATCCTTACAGAAGTATGCCAACCTCTACCTGGGCAGATGGGGTTGATGGACTTGAAAAAGGACAATTTGACTATGCTCTTGCATAG